Proteins from one Patescibacteria group bacterium genomic window:
- a CDS encoding efflux RND transporter periplasmic adaptor subunit, which produces MLNRIKYVVRKLCVLAKTHKKISIALSAFLVLGGYWIYSSLTSGDEATHYILASAEKQTIISTVTGSGQVSASNQIDLKPKASGNVVYMGVTAGAQVKTGALIAQLDARDAQKAVRDAEVNLESAKLSLEKLQKPADTLSTIQAENTLARAKESRQQAEDDLVKAFEDGFNDVADAFLDLPDIMTGLQEIFYNQTAGLGNSGQNNISYYTDKTKQYNEKAIDFKTDLETKFQIAREAYDANFQNYKLVTRSSDKEAIEKIIAETYETAKTIAEATKSGNNLIQLYRDELTIRNVVPASVSTTHLANLNTYTGKINTHLSGLLAAKKAITDSRDTILNADRSIQENTESLAKLRAGADALDLKSAELTVQQRQNALVDAKEKLADYFIRAPFDGTVAKLNIKKADSVTSGTAVATFITKQQLAELSLNEVDVAKIKIGQKATLTFDAIEGLEISGSVVEIDTVGTVTQGVVTYNIKIGFDTQDDRIKPGMSTSASIITDVRQDVIAVPSAAVKSQGNVSYVEILESTASAEEIIAGITSSVAPRQQQVEVGISSDTMTEIRSGIDVGIKVVTRMVTDTTATTQQAPSLIGGGSGGVRIPR; this is translated from the coding sequence ATGCTCAATCGCATCAAATATGTTGTGCGCAAACTATGTGTCCTTGCCAAGACACACAAAAAAATCAGTATCGCGCTTTCAGCTTTTCTTGTACTTGGTGGGTATTGGATATACTCCTCGCTCACCTCTGGCGATGAAGCAACGCACTATATCCTTGCATCCGCAGAAAAGCAAACAATCATCTCAACCGTCACGGGTAGCGGACAGGTATCTGCATCAAACCAAATCGATCTCAAGCCGAAAGCGTCGGGCAACGTGGTCTATATGGGAGTTACCGCAGGAGCACAGGTAAAAACGGGTGCACTCATAGCGCAACTCGACGCGCGTGATGCACAAAAAGCGGTGCGCGACGCAGAAGTGAATCTTGAGAGTGCAAAACTCTCGCTTGAAAAACTACAAAAACCAGCTGATACGCTTTCTACCATACAAGCAGAAAATACACTTGCACGCGCCAAGGAGTCGAGACAGCAGGCTGAAGATGATCTGGTAAAAGCCTTTGAAGACGGGTTTAATGATGTCGCTGACGCATTTCTTGATCTTCCTGACATTATGACGGGCCTACAAGAAATATTCTATAATCAAACAGCGGGCCTCGGCAACAGCGGGCAAAACAACATCTCCTACTATACTGATAAGACAAAGCAGTACAATGAAAAAGCGATAGACTTTAAAACAGATCTAGAAACAAAATTCCAAATAGCACGCGAAGCATACGATGCCAACTTCCAAAATTATAAGCTAGTCACGCGCTCATCAGACAAAGAAGCCATAGAAAAAATAATTGCGGAGACCTATGAGACGGCGAAAACTATCGCGGAAGCTACCAAAAGCGGCAACAACCTCATCCAACTCTATCGAGATGAGCTCACAATACGCAATGTCGTCCCCGCATCAGTCTCCACCACCCATCTCGCAAACCTCAACACCTATACTGGCAAAATAAATACTCACCTTTCGGGCTTGCTGGCTGCGAAAAAGGCTATCACTGACAGCCGCGATACTATTCTCAATGCTGACCGCTCAATCCAGGAAAATACCGAGTCGCTCGCAAAACTCCGAGCCGGCGCCGATGCGCTCGATCTCAAATCAGCCGAACTCACCGTGCAACAGCGCCAGAATGCGCTCGTCGATGCCAAAGAAAAACTTGCTGATTATTTTATACGCGCGCCGTTCGATGGCACGGTTGCAAAGCTCAATATCAAAAAGGCAGATTCGGTTACCAGCGGCACTGCTGTTGCGACATTTATCACCAAACAGCAGCTTGCCGAACTTTCACTCAACGAAGTCGACGTGGCAAAAATTAAAATAGGACAAAAGGCGACTCTCACATTTGACGCTATTGAAGGATTGGAAATTTCTGGCTCGGTAGTCGAGATTGATACTGTTGGAACCGTCACACAGGGTGTAGTCACCTACAACATCAAAATTGGCTTTGATACCCAAGATGATCGTATTAAACCTGGTATGAGTACGAGCGCATCCATTATCACCGACGTACGCCAAGACGTAATCGCAGTACCGTCAGCTGCCGTTAAATCACAAGGCAACGTTTCTTATGTAGAGATTCTCGAGAGTACAGCATCAGCTGAAGAGATTATCGCGGGGATTACTTCATCAGTAGCGCCGCGCCAACAACAGGTGGAAGTAGGCATCTCGAGCGACACCATGACAGAGATACGTTCTGGTATCGATGTAGGTATCAAGGTCGTCACGCGCATGGTCACCGACACAACCGCTACTACCCAGCAAGCACCAAGCTTGATTGGTGGCGGCAGTGGCGGTGTACGCATCCCCCGCTAA
- a CDS encoding TfoX/Sxy family protein has protein sequence MPRDKGFHEYVMREVFAGIAGISSRGMFGGWGIYKDGVFFALIADGRLYFKVNDTNRADFEKASSQPFRYSTKDKKDVTMSYWELPAEVMDDRDELERWIAKSLCAKGKK, from the coding sequence ATGCCGCGTGACAAGGGATTTCATGAGTATGTGATGCGTGAGGTGTTTGCGGGCATCGCGGGCATTTCATCACGCGGAATGTTCGGCGGGTGGGGAATTTATAAAGATGGTGTTTTCTTTGCGTTGATTGCCGATGGCCGTTTGTATTTTAAAGTAAATGATACTAATCGCGCAGACTTTGAAAAGGCGAGCTCACAGCCGTTTCGGTATTCGACTAAAGACAAAAAAGATGTCACGATGTCGTACTGGGAATTACCTGCAGAGGTGATGGATGACCGAGACGAGCTTGAACGGTGGATTGCTAAATCACTTTGCGCAAAAGGCAAAAAGTAG
- a CDS encoding RNA polymerase sigma factor: MHKTDSQLVSEYIVGDDAALEVLVARHLTLTYRFVYKMTGNAQDAEDITQETFIKAWRALKTFDQHKNFTTWLLTIAKRTAIDMLRKKRGLSFADFQDDDGANRLIDMLAADSRSPLAEAEGIEVRAAAENLSDPYREIISLHYDDGLSLEEISMRLEKPANTIKSQHRRALIALRKLLHI; encoded by the coding sequence ATGCACAAGACAGATTCACAATTGGTTAGTGAATATATCGTGGGCGATGATGCCGCGCTCGAAGTACTTGTCGCGCGTCATCTTACACTCACCTATCGCTTTGTCTATAAAATGACCGGCAACGCACAAGACGCCGAAGATATCACCCAAGAGACATTTATCAAAGCATGGCGTGCACTCAAAACTTTTGACCAACATAAAAACTTTACTACATGGCTTCTCACTATCGCCAAACGAACGGCGATTGATATGCTTCGCAAAAAGCGTGGGCTTTCGTTTGCAGATTTCCAAGATGATGACGGGGCCAACCGTCTTATCGATATGCTCGCTGCCGATTCCCGCTCGCCACTCGCCGAGGCTGAAGGTATCGAGGTTCGCGCGGCCGCAGAAAATCTCTCCGATCCCTATCGCGAGATTATCTCACTTCACTACGATGACGGCCTTTCCCTCGAAGAGATTAGTATGCGACTTGAAAAGCCCGCCAACACTATCAAAAGCCAGCATCGCCGAGCGCTCATAGCTCTTCGTAAACTGCTCCATATATAG
- the typA gene encoding translational GTPase TypA, which produces MDIRNIAIIAHVDHGKTTLTDALMRQTGVVAEGISMDSNALELERGITIYAKNTAIFWNDTKINIVDTPGHADFGSEVERVLRSIDSVLLVVDAQEGPMPQTRFVLKKSLELGLKPIVIINKIDKPAADPDRCEEQVLELFLELGASDAQADFPVVYAIGREGIAKKKLTDESKDLTPLLETIISHVAVASSAERAALPLRLQPFNLAYDNFLGRLAVTRIYEGTVSVGKQVFIKKPTGETRAGKVTKLFTFKGLDRVEAESVSAGDIALVAGFADIDIGETVAESADAEPLPAIAVDEPTIALNFLVNSSPLAGREGKFVTSRQIREYLERELEVNVGLRIDFSAADSYRVFGRGELHVAILLENMRRAGYELQVSQPQVIIREQGGKKFEPFEEVVADVPTEFQGSVIEKLGLRKFVMKDLRMEGETVRMIFEGPTRGLLGYRSSFVVDTKGEGILASRFVEFREHAGEIKKRAVGSMISMTTGKALGFALWNLQDRGTLYIGPSTEVYEGMVIGNTAKGEEMMVNPTKGKQLTNMRSKSSDDAIDLTPPQEITIERGLEVMAEDEYLEITPISTRIRKMYLTEADRIRARKK; this is translated from the coding sequence ATGGACATCAGAAATATTGCAATTATCGCGCATGTGGACCACGGCAAGACTACCTTGACCGATGCTTTGATGCGTCAAACAGGTGTTGTCGCCGAAGGCATCTCGATGGATTCAAACGCGCTGGAGCTTGAGCGCGGTATTACCATCTATGCTAAAAACACGGCTATTTTTTGGAATGATACGAAGATCAATATAGTAGACACGCCTGGTCACGCAGATTTTGGTTCTGAAGTAGAGCGCGTGCTTCGCTCGATTGACTCGGTATTGCTGGTTGTCGACGCGCAAGAAGGCCCTATGCCTCAAACTCGTTTTGTACTCAAAAAATCACTCGAACTCGGTCTCAAGCCGATTGTCATCATCAACAAGATTGATAAACCCGCCGCTGATCCTGATAGATGCGAAGAGCAGGTACTCGAACTCTTTTTGGAGCTTGGCGCGTCAGATGCGCAGGCAGATTTCCCCGTAGTGTACGCGATCGGCAGAGAGGGTATCGCCAAGAAAAAACTCACTGACGAATCAAAAGATCTCACGCCACTGCTCGAGACTATCATCTCGCATGTAGCTGTTGCGTCATCTGCCGAGCGCGCAGCATTGCCGCTTCGCCTCCAGCCGTTTAACCTCGCGTACGATAATTTTTTGGGGCGTCTTGCTGTCACTCGTATTTACGAAGGCACCGTGTCAGTAGGCAAGCAGGTATTTATCAAAAAACCTACTGGCGAGACACGCGCAGGCAAGGTAACCAAACTTTTTACATTCAAAGGACTTGACCGCGTTGAGGCCGAGAGTGTTTCTGCAGGAGATATCGCGTTGGTCGCCGGATTTGCTGATATTGATATCGGTGAGACGGTCGCCGAGAGCGCTGATGCCGAACCCTTGCCGGCAATCGCGGTTGACGAGCCAACTATCGCGCTCAACTTTTTGGTAAATAGTTCACCGCTCGCGGGTCGCGAAGGTAAGTTTGTGACTTCACGACAAATCCGTGAGTATCTTGAGCGTGAGCTTGAGGTCAATGTGGGTTTGCGTATTGATTTTTCTGCTGCTGATAGTTATCGCGTGTTTGGCCGAGGTGAATTGCATGTAGCAATCTTGCTCGAAAATATGCGTCGCGCAGGCTACGAGCTTCAGGTATCACAACCACAAGTTATCATCCGCGAGCAGGGTGGTAAAAAATTCGAACCATTTGAGGAAGTAGTAGCAGATGTACCTACTGAATTTCAGGGCTCTGTCATCGAAAAGCTCGGGCTTCGCAAATTTGTCATGAAAGATTTGCGCATGGAAGGCGAGACGGTTCGTATGATTTTTGAAGGACCTACGCGCGGTCTTTTGGGATATCGCAGCTCGTTTGTCGTCGATACCAAGGGTGAAGGTATTTTGGCTTCGCGCTTTGTAGAATTTCGTGAACATGCCGGCGAGATCAAAAAACGCGCTGTCGGCTCTATGATCTCGATGACTACGGGCAAGGCGCTGGGGTTTGCGCTTTGGAATTTGCAGGACCGAGGCACGCTCTATATTGGTCCGAGCACCGAAGTATATGAAGGTATGGTTATCGGTAACACCGCTAAGGGTGAAGAGATGATGGTGAATCCTACCAAAGGCAAGCAATTGACCAACATGCGATCAAAATCGTCTGACGATGCGATTGATCTAACTCCTCCACAAGAGATTACCATCGAGCGCGGTTTGGAAGTGATGGCCGAAGACGAATATCTTGAGATCACGCCTATTAGCACACGCATCCGCAAGATGTATTTGACGGAAGCCGACCGTATCCGCGCACGCAAGAAATAA
- a CDS encoding PspC domain-containing protein, translating to MTTHRKLYRSADDRILAGVCGGIAEYFDVDPVLVRIAFVVFSMGGMGVFAYIILALIIPSKEGGAHARVDTGEKASEFVEEAAEKVKEAFHDIGTHTPRSRGRNMIGAVLIGIGLVALLHQVFPSVWFRWHMVWPLGLVLVGFWIIKSRD from the coding sequence ATGACTACTCATCGTAAACTCTATAGGTCGGCAGATGACCGCATTTTGGCGGGCGTTTGTGGCGGTATCGCAGAATATTTTGATGTCGATCCTGTGCTCGTCCGTATCGCGTTTGTGGTATTTAGTATGGGCGGTATGGGCGTTTTTGCCTATATCATTTTGGCGCTTATTATCCCATCAAAAGAAGGTGGTGCTCATGCTCGTGTTGATACGGGCGAGAAGGCGAGCGAGTTTGTAGAAGAAGCCGCTGAAAAAGTAAAAGAAGCTTTTCATGATATTGGTACGCACACTCCACGCTCGCGCGGACGAAATATGATCGGTGCCGTTTTGATCGGTATTGGGTTGGTCGCATTGTTGCATCAAGTATTTCCGTCCGTTTGGTTCAGGTGGCATATGGTGTGGCCCCTCGGACTTGTACTCGTTGGTTTTTGGATTATCAAATCACGCGACTAG
- a CDS encoding DEAD/DEAH box helicase: MTQQNSSEGFYGLGIAPGLLQILEKLKFITPTPIQRQAIPVGVEGKDVVGIAQTGTGKTLAFGIPMVQRLAQSKGRGLVLLPTRELALQVDEVLHTVGKSLGLRTAVLIGGASIGPQIQAIRRNPHVIVATPGRLNDHLEQKTLSLSNVHMLVLDEADRMLDMGFLPQIQRILKMLPQEKQTMLFSATLSPEIMKIASSTMKLPVRIEIAPQGTTSERVMQELFIVRKDSKNRLLEKILTEYHTSTLVFTRTKHGASRVMRAVRTMGHSAAEIHSNRTLGQRREALEGFKSGKYKVLVATDIAARGIDVTGIELVINYDLPSTAADYVHRIGRTARAGASGRAISFALPEEQRDIRDIERLIRKNLDRLPLPELPPDRPRADNKPNYDESKPFPPRGNVRRRTPRSPSPFANRSRPSSQSRFRRRDSGGGEGFGGR, translated from the coding sequence ATGACACAACAAAATTCTTCCGAAGGTTTTTACGGTCTTGGCATTGCGCCAGGGCTTTTGCAGATTTTAGAAAAATTAAAATTTATCACTCCTACGCCGATCCAGCGCCAAGCAATTCCTGTGGGCGTTGAAGGTAAAGATGTCGTCGGTATCGCACAGACGGGTACCGGTAAAACGCTTGCGTTTGGTATTCCAATGGTGCAACGACTTGCGCAGTCAAAGGGTAGAGGGTTGGTGCTCCTTCCCACGCGTGAACTCGCATTGCAGGTAGATGAGGTTTTGCATACCGTTGGCAAATCGCTCGGGCTTCGTACAGCCGTACTTATCGGTGGCGCGTCAATCGGTCCGCAGATCCAAGCCATTAGGCGCAATCCGCATGTGATTGTAGCAACTCCCGGACGCCTCAATGATCATTTGGAGCAAAAAACACTTTCACTCTCCAATGTACATATGCTGGTACTCGACGAGGCAGATCGTATGCTCGATATGGGCTTTTTGCCGCAGATTCAGCGCATCCTCAAAATGTTGCCCCAAGAAAAACAAACCATGCTTTTTTCAGCCACACTCTCGCCAGAAATCATGAAGATCGCGTCATCTACGATGAAGTTGCCTGTGCGTATTGAGATTGCCCCACAAGGCACGACCTCCGAGCGCGTGATGCAAGAATTGTTTATCGTCAGAAAAGATTCCAAAAACCGTTTGCTCGAGAAAATTTTGACCGAGTATCATACCTCAACGCTGGTCTTTACGCGCACCAAACATGGCGCATCACGCGTGATGCGTGCGGTGCGTACCATGGGTCATAGCGCCGCGGAGATTCATTCAAACCGTACGCTCGGTCAGCGCCGAGAAGCGCTCGAAGGTTTCAAATCGGGAAAATACAAAGTACTGGTCGCGACTGATATCGCCGCGCGTGGCATTGATGTCACTGGTATTGAACTTGTCATCAACTATGATCTTCCATCAACCGCCGCTGATTATGTGCACCGTATTGGTCGCACCGCGCGCGCTGGCGCATCAGGCAGAGCTATCTCATTTGCGTTGCCCGAGGAACAGCGCGATATCCGTGATATCGAGCGCTTGATCCGCAAAAATTTGGATCGCTTGCCACTACCCGAACTTCCACCTGACCGACCTCGTGCGGACAACAAGCCAAACTATGACGAGAGCAAACCATTCCCACCACGCGGTAATGTGCGTAGGCGCACACCTCGCTCGCCGAGTCCGTTTGCAAACAGAAGTCGCCCAAGTTCCCAAAGCCGTTTTCGTAGACGAGATAGTGGAGGTGGCGAAGGTTTCGGTGGCCGCTAG